One Pseudomonas sp. MH9.2 DNA segment encodes these proteins:
- a CDS encoding CTP synthase: protein MTRYIFVTGGVVSSLGKGIASASLAAILEARGLKVTMLKLDPYINVDPGTMSPFQHGEVFVTHDGAETDLDLGHYERFIRTTMTQNNNFTTGRVYEHVLRKERRGDYLGATIQVIPHITDEIKRRIIKGAGDADVAMVEIGGTVGDIESQPFLEAIRQLRIEVGAKRAMLMHLTLVPYIATAGETKTKPTQHSVKELRSIGLQPDVLICRSDHHVDIASRRKIALFTNVEERAVISLEDADTIYKIPGMLHAQGLDDFVVERFGLQCGSADLSEWEQVVDAKLNPEHEVTIAMVGKYMELLDAYKSLIEAMSHAGISNRTKVNLRYIDSEDIENQGTALLEGVDAILVPGGFGLRGVEGKITAVKFARENKIPYLGICLGMQVAVIEFARNVLGWKDANSTEFDRASGHPVVGLITEWEDATGAVETRTETSDLGGTMRLGAQDCQLEPGSLVRDCYAKDVIVERHRHRYEVNNKLLPSLVEAGLKVTGRSGDGALVEVIEAPDHPWFVACQFHPEFTSTPRDGHPLFSGFVKAALTQHQKKA, encoded by the coding sequence ATGACGCGCTACATCTTCGTCACGGGCGGTGTTGTTTCTTCATTGGGGAAAGGCATTGCCTCTGCTTCACTGGCGGCCATCCTGGAGGCGCGGGGACTTAAGGTCACCATGCTCAAGCTTGACCCCTATATAAACGTGGACCCGGGCACCATGAGCCCATTCCAGCACGGTGAAGTGTTCGTCACTCATGACGGCGCCGAAACCGACCTGGACCTGGGCCACTACGAGCGGTTCATCCGCACCACCATGACCCAGAACAACAACTTCACCACGGGGCGTGTGTACGAACACGTCCTGCGCAAAGAGCGCCGTGGTGATTATCTGGGCGCGACCATCCAGGTGATTCCGCACATCACCGACGAAATCAAACGCCGGATCATCAAGGGCGCTGGCGATGCTGACGTCGCCATGGTCGAGATCGGTGGCACCGTCGGTGACATCGAATCGCAACCGTTCCTTGAGGCTATCCGCCAGTTACGCATCGAGGTCGGCGCCAAGCGTGCGATGTTGATGCACCTGACGCTGGTGCCTTATATCGCCACTGCTGGCGAAACCAAGACCAAGCCGACTCAGCATTCGGTCAAAGAACTGCGCTCCATCGGTTTGCAGCCAGACGTATTGATCTGCCGCTCGGATCATCACGTGGATATTGCCTCGCGGCGCAAGATTGCGTTGTTCACCAACGTTGAAGAGCGCGCAGTCATCTCGCTGGAAGACGCCGACACCATCTACAAGATTCCGGGCATGCTCCACGCTCAAGGGCTTGATGATTTCGTCGTTGAGCGTTTCGGTCTGCAATGCGGCAGTGCTGATTTGTCCGAGTGGGAACAAGTGGTCGACGCCAAGCTCAACCCTGAGCATGAAGTCACCATCGCCATGGTCGGCAAGTACATGGAGCTGCTCGACGCCTACAAATCGTTGATTGAAGCGATGAGCCATGCCGGTATTTCCAATCGCACCAAGGTCAACCTGCGCTACATCGACTCCGAAGACATCGAGAATCAGGGCACTGCCTTGCTCGAAGGTGTCGACGCGATTCTGGTTCCGGGCGGGTTTGGTTTGCGTGGCGTTGAAGGCAAGATCACTGCTGTAAAATTCGCTCGCGAGAACAAGATCCCTTATTTGGGTATCTGTTTGGGCATGCAAGTAGCGGTTATCGAGTTCGCGCGCAACGTGTTGGGCTGGAAAGACGCCAACTCTACCGAGTTCGATCGCGCCAGTGGCCATCCGGTCGTGGGTCTGATCACCGAGTGGGAAGATGCCACCGGTGCCGTTGAAACCCGCACTGAAACATCCGACCTCGGCGGCACCATGCGTCTTGGCGCGCAGGATTGCCAGTTGGAGCCTGGTTCGCTGGTGCGCGATTGCTATGCTAAAGACGTGATCGTCGAGCGTCATCGCCATCGTTATGAAGTGAACAACAAGCTGCTGCCAAGCCTGGTCGAAGCGGGCCTGAAAGTGACCGGTCGGTCCGGTGACGGTGCTTTGGTCGAAGTGATCGAAGCGCCGGATCATCCTTGGTTCGTCGCCTGTCAGTTCCACCCTGAGTTCACCTCGACACCGCGCGACGGTCACCCGTTGTTCAGCGGTTTCGTCAAGGCGGCTTTGACGCAACATCAGAAGAAGGCCTGA